A window of the Desulfobacula toluolica Tol2 genome harbors these coding sequences:
- a CDS encoding acyl-CoA dehydratase activase has protein sequence MKSHILGIDVGSVSVHIVVINREGNCIHTGTCHHHGEVKQCLSNLIEKIDISHIHNIAVTDETPSFIDATRSYDEQLTLIQTARYYHKKLDAVLHIGGEKFSLSRFDGGHTYIGTKHNTSCAAGTGSFLDQQARRLNLLGGSRELSQKALLNSNKIPSIATRCAVFAKTDLIHAQQEGYDIEQICDGLCHGLAKNISNTLFNDLHVGEKIIFCGGVSQNISVKNHLEKITGHKFIIDSKAVFYGAMGAALCLLDDMRNQKQIKQKNFASIKDFFISSKKEKILLYPALLLSLSQYPDFNCFSSYVHDDVEADIYQNPAKIDTAHGYLGLDVGSTSTKSILINQDGIPIVGFYTKTASRPVMAVQKIFKAHDLFFKTYGIEMTIIGCGTTGSGRRISGKIIGADIEPDEITAHARAAVNLNKNVDTIIEIGGQDAKFTLLKNGMVTSSVMNTVCAAGTGSFIEEQALKLECPLSEYSKRAEGVVSPVTSDRCTVFMERDINYYFALGYQKNEILASVLHAVRDNYLTKVANIAQIGNCILFQGATAKNKALVAAFEQKLNKPIHVSKHCHLTGALGVALLSKEKLIKKSCFRGFQLWKQEIPIRRETCEICTNHCKLTIADIGDETLAYGFLCGRDYQTNKMIPKQNTHDLLKLKKQAIPNYKKTAVKHDFIMGIPKALHLFEDIDFWSHFFSRLGIKTVTSSKLTHPVKFGKNFTSAEFCAPVVALHGHVKYLMDMADYIFLPFYFEEKPDEKNIRKQQRRRQHCYYTQFSPSVISCLSDFDQKKIISPVVRYLYTNFHTKLELYKSLKNISAGFSFFDISNAYDNAVEFKKKCQSNKKNIYRQYKSKGPDINIVLLGRPYTILDNNMNNNIPKLFENLGVKTFFQDMLDFETHDFSNIDPLLTEIHWNYVAQILKAAYMTANTEHLYPVYISSFKCAPDSFGIQYFKKIMETHNKPYLVLELDEHDSSVGYETRVEAAVNAFKNHNNLTSKAKENQKQDLSHLHPKFLSKINNKTIIYPNWDSYSGSLIVSILKNEGLQALLMEETPETLKKSMLTNTGQCLPLNALAAGFIHTVEKNNLDPSNCVLWLNPSEIACNIKMYPYHIQTILKKNGNGFENSEIYKGQLSLFDISLKAATNAYFAYMFGGLLRSVGCKIRPYEIHQGQTDQALDNALKILCNAFERGEPKEAVLKNAIGPFSDIETKTKYRPKVGIFGDLYVRDNDTINQDLVRFIEDNGGEVITTPYYKYIKIIANSYFKKWFKEGKYLSLFSNKSLFIAMQAMEKKYYKYFEPILSKSAFEVKGSYENILSEYGILQEHTGESMDNILKIHHIINEHPDLKLLVQTNPAFCCAGLITEAMAQKLEAKINIPIVSITYDISGGKKNKVILPFLKDSEKKHSYENLQKSKHRLS, from the coding sequence ATGAAATCACATATTCTCGGCATTGATGTAGGTTCTGTGTCTGTTCATATTGTCGTGATAAACCGGGAAGGCAATTGCATCCATACCGGCACATGTCATCATCATGGAGAAGTAAAACAATGCCTTTCAAACTTGATTGAAAAAATTGATATAAGCCATATACATAATATTGCAGTTACCGACGAAACTCCTTCCTTTATTGATGCAACCCGGTCTTATGATGAACAATTGACCCTTATACAGACTGCTCGATATTATCATAAAAAACTTGACGCTGTTTTACACATTGGCGGTGAAAAATTTTCATTGAGCAGATTTGACGGAGGGCATACTTATATTGGCACAAAACACAACACCTCCTGTGCTGCCGGCACGGGAAGTTTTCTTGATCAGCAGGCCCGAAGATTAAACCTGTTGGGCGGCTCCCGGGAACTGAGCCAAAAAGCCCTTTTAAATTCAAATAAAATTCCTTCTATTGCTACCCGCTGTGCAGTATTTGCCAAAACAGATCTTATCCATGCCCAACAGGAAGGTTATGATATTGAACAAATCTGTGACGGTCTGTGCCATGGTCTTGCAAAAAATATCTCCAACACCCTTTTTAACGATCTACATGTAGGTGAAAAAATTATTTTTTGCGGTGGTGTTTCGCAAAACATATCTGTTAAAAATCATCTTGAAAAAATTACCGGTCACAAATTTATCATTGATTCAAAAGCAGTTTTTTATGGCGCAATGGGTGCTGCGCTGTGTCTTCTGGATGACATGCGCAATCAAAAACAAATCAAGCAAAAAAACTTTGCGTCAATTAAAGATTTTTTTATTTCATCAAAAAAAGAAAAAATTCTTTTATATCCTGCTCTTTTGCTTTCGCTTTCACAATATCCGGATTTTAACTGTTTTTCCTCCTATGTTCATGACGATGTGGAAGCCGATATTTATCAAAATCCAGCCAAAATAGACACAGCACATGGATATCTGGGCCTGGATGTAGGATCAACAAGCACAAAGAGCATACTGATCAATCAAGATGGAATACCTATTGTCGGTTTTTATACAAAAACCGCATCAAGACCTGTGATGGCAGTTCAAAAAATCTTCAAAGCCCATGACTTGTTTTTTAAGACATATGGAATCGAAATGACCATTATTGGGTGTGGAACTACAGGCTCCGGTCGACGAATCAGTGGCAAAATCATAGGTGCTGATATTGAACCCGATGAAATTACCGCCCATGCGAGAGCAGCCGTTAATTTAAATAAAAACGTAGACACCATTATTGAAATTGGGGGACAGGATGCAAAATTTACCCTGCTTAAAAACGGCATGGTCACCTCCTCTGTCATGAATACAGTATGTGCTGCAGGAACAGGCAGCTTTATAGAAGAACAGGCTTTAAAACTTGAGTGCCCCTTATCAGAATATTCCAAGCGAGCAGAAGGGGTTGTGTCGCCTGTGACCAGTGACAGATGTACAGTTTTTATGGAAAGGGATATCAATTATTATTTTGCCCTTGGATATCAGAAAAATGAAATACTGGCCTCGGTTTTACATGCTGTAAGAGATAATTATCTGACAAAAGTAGCCAATATCGCCCAAATCGGAAATTGTATTCTTTTTCAAGGGGCAACTGCCAAAAACAAGGCGCTGGTTGCGGCATTTGAACAAAAATTAAACAAGCCTATCCATGTATCAAAACATTGTCATTTGACAGGTGCGCTTGGAGTTGCATTATTATCAAAAGAAAAACTGATCAAAAAATCCTGTTTCAGGGGATTTCAACTTTGGAAACAAGAGATTCCGATCCGCCGGGAAACTTGTGAAATCTGCACCAATCATTGTAAACTGACCATCGCTGACATTGGTGATGAAACCCTTGCATATGGTTTTTTGTGTGGCAGAGATTACCAGACAAATAAAATGATTCCAAAGCAAAACACCCATGATCTGTTGAAACTAAAGAAACAAGCCATTCCAAATTACAAAAAAACAGCTGTTAAGCACGATTTTATCATGGGTATTCCCAAAGCACTTCACCTTTTTGAAGACATTGATTTTTGGAGCCACTTTTTTTCCAGGCTGGGAATTAAAACCGTAACAAGCTCAAAGCTTACACACCCCGTAAAATTCGGGAAAAATTTTACATCAGCAGAGTTTTGTGCGCCGGTCGTTGCTCTGCATGGTCATGTCAAGTATCTGATGGATATGGCTGATTACATTTTTCTGCCATTTTATTTTGAAGAAAAACCTGATGAAAAAAACATACGCAAACAGCAAAGACGCAGGCAGCATTGTTACTACACTCAGTTCAGTCCATCTGTGATATCATGTCTTTCAGATTTTGATCAAAAAAAGATAATATCACCTGTTGTCAGATATCTGTACACCAATTTTCATACCAAGCTGGAATTATACAAGTCTTTAAAAAATATATCTGCCGGGTTTTCATTCTTTGATATCTCAAACGCATATGACAATGCAGTGGAATTTAAAAAAAAGTGTCAGTCAAACAAAAAAAACATTTATCGGCAATATAAATCCAAAGGCCCTGATATCAATATTGTCCTCTTAGGAAGGCCCTACACTATTTTGGACAATAATATGAACAACAATATCCCAAAGCTTTTTGAAAATCTGGGAGTTAAAACCTTTTTTCAGGATATGCTTGATTTTGAAACTCATGATTTTTCAAACATAGACCCTTTGTTAACAGAAATTCACTGGAATTATGTTGCACAAATTCTCAAGGCTGCATATATGACGGCAAATACTGAGCATCTTTATCCTGTCTATATCAGTTCATTCAAGTGTGCCCCTGATTCTTTCGGTATCCAGTATTTCAAAAAAATCATGGAAACCCACAACAAGCCCTATCTTGTATTGGAGCTTGACGAACATGACTCAAGTGTTGGTTATGAGACAAGAGTTGAAGCAGCCGTCAATGCATTTAAAAACCACAACAATTTAACATCAAAAGCAAAAGAAAACCAAAAACAAGACCTGTCCCATCTGCATCCGAAATTTTTATCAAAAATAAACAACAAAACAATTATTTATCCCAATTGGGATTCTTATTCAGGCAGCCTGATTGTATCCATATTAAAAAACGAAGGACTTCAGGCGCTTTTAATGGAAGAGACTCCTGAAACCTTAAAAAAAAGCATGCTGACCAATACCGGTCAATGTCTTCCTTTAAATGCTTTGGCAGCGGGATTTATTCATACGGTTGAAAAAAACAATCTTGATCCGTCAAATTGTGTATTATGGTTAAATCCTTCGGAAATTGCCTGCAACATCAAAATGTACCCCTATCACATTCAAACAATTCTTAAAAAAAACGGTAATGGATTTGAAAATTCTGAAATTTATAAAGGCCAGCTATCGTTATTTGATATCTCTTTAAAAGCAGCTACAAATGCATATTTTGCCTATATGTTTGGCGGGTTGCTAAGGAGTGTTGGTTGTAAAATCAGACCCTATGAAATTCATCAGGGCCAAACAGACCAGGCGCTTGACAATGCCTTGAAAATATTGTGCAATGCCTTTGAAAGGGGCGAACCCAAGGAGGCGGTATTAAAAAATGCAATAGGGCCGTTTTCAGATATTGAAACAAAAACAAAATATAGGCCCAAAGTAGGTATTTTCGGTGATCTTTATGTGAGGGATAATGATACAATCAATCAAGATTTGGTTCGTTTTATTGAAGACAATGGGGGCGAAGTCATTACCACACCCTATTACAAATATATCAAAATCATTGCCAATTCTTATTTTAAAAAATGGTTTAAAGAAGGAAAATATTTAAGCCTTTTTTCAAACAAATCCCTTTTTATAGCCATGCAGGCAATGGAAAAAAAATATTATAAATATTTTGAACCGATTTTGAGTAAATCTGCGTTTGAGGTAAAAGGATCTTATGAGAATATCCTTTCCGAATACGGTATTCTCCAGGAACATACCGGTGAATCCATGGATAATATTTTAAAAATTCATCACATCATCAACGAACACCCTGACTTAAAACTGCTGGTTCAAACTAATCCTGCATTTTGTTGTGCAGGACTCATTACAGAGGCAATGGCTCAAAAACTTGAAGCAAAAATCAACATACCCATTGTAAGTATCACCTATGATATTTCAGGGGGCAAAAAAAACAAGGTGATACTCCCGTTTCTCAAAGATTCAGAAAAAAAGCATTCGTATGAAAATCTTCAAAAGTCCAAACATCGGCTTTCATAA
- a CDS encoding DNA internalization-related competence protein ComEC/Rec2 has product MAGIFSGNTFPDHKVIAVWAVCSFSVMIFPAFYFNKKLVFFFILGLIFWSGYLLIHIKLIPDLPSNHICNYLDSKKIIITGRVVSFAKHYEKKYTVTLLCRTIETKNNIKQKVTGKINLNIYGYAEKGLDKKGQNEKIPGYGDILLFKSSIKSVRNFMNPGAFDYEKFLKLKAIYGTAYTYQEKIKILTRPDQVGFFSQLIRKIEKLRINYYYFILNHTKHSDSGKILASLVTGKKEVLCPEVRDLFSKAGISHLLAISGLHLSIVGTLFFYCFYKCLSVMPALLISGRSRKLAGILTLVPLIGYAIFSGFSPSTQRAFLMISVLLLSFVCEKEKDILSSLSVAGILILLMDSSALFSISFQLSFVAVTFIICGVSLLKNNILFKKQSFVLKKNLFAKMGLMACVSFFAGLGTLPLTAHYFNMVSSISLISNLIFIPVIGFVVLPLGLISLACFVCFPSLAVFIINVCSILVSFSITVCEWLVCIPFSWSRTITFQWSEIAAIYLGIISVFFLLKGHRKSPAVLFALSIVLLMANASNVSLKKAVPENLTITIIDVGQGNSALIQTLNGKNILVDGGGFSDISSFDTGRFIIAPFLWHKRIRSIDSVILTHPDSDHLNGLVFILQNFQVGTLIKNSDKRNSKKYTDLINTCKERNIRIFNPLTQGKYLDFGTARLIFYGSFQERFSDDFNNNSLVFKIAYNNFSMLFPGDILLQREKRLSMNNELDLHSDILLSPHHGSSTSSSKIFLDKVHPKSVIISCGRKNKYGFPHSMVLKRYEKQEIDIFRTDEDGAIFISSNGKDHNIKTYKGR; this is encoded by the coding sequence ATGGCAGGGATTTTCTCCGGAAACACTTTTCCTGATCATAAAGTCATTGCTGTCTGGGCTGTTTGTTCTTTCTCTGTCATGATTTTTCCAGCCTTTTATTTTAATAAAAAACTGGTTTTCTTTTTCATTCTTGGGTTGATTTTCTGGTCCGGGTATCTTTTGATTCATATCAAATTAATCCCTGATCTGCCCTCTAATCATATCTGCAATTATCTGGATTCAAAAAAAATCATTATTACCGGTCGGGTTGTTTCTTTTGCAAAACATTATGAAAAAAAATATACGGTCACCCTTCTTTGCCGGACAATAGAGACGAAAAATAACATAAAGCAAAAAGTCACAGGCAAGATTAATCTGAACATATACGGATATGCTGAAAAAGGTCTGGATAAAAAAGGTCAGAATGAAAAAATTCCGGGGTATGGCGATATTCTTCTGTTTAAATCCTCCATTAAATCTGTTCGAAATTTTATGAATCCAGGCGCGTTTGATTATGAGAAATTTTTAAAACTAAAGGCAATATATGGTACTGCCTATACTTACCAGGAAAAAATTAAAATCCTTACACGCCCGGATCAAGTCGGTTTTTTCTCACAATTGATCCGGAAAATAGAAAAACTCAGGATCAATTATTATTATTTTATATTAAATCATACAAAGCATTCTGACTCCGGAAAAATATTGGCTTCGCTGGTTACTGGAAAAAAAGAAGTTCTTTGTCCGGAAGTTCGGGACCTGTTTTCAAAAGCCGGCATAAGTCATCTTTTAGCCATTTCTGGGCTTCATTTGTCTATTGTCGGCACTCTGTTTTTTTATTGTTTTTATAAATGTTTATCTGTCATGCCCGCTCTTTTAATTTCAGGAAGATCCAGAAAACTTGCAGGCATATTAACCCTTGTTCCGTTAATAGGGTACGCGATTTTTTCAGGATTTTCTCCATCCACTCAAAGAGCATTCTTAATGATAAGTGTTTTGTTGCTTTCATTTGTTTGTGAAAAAGAAAAAGATATTCTTTCAAGCCTTTCAGTCGCAGGAATTCTCATCTTATTGATGGATTCTTCGGCCCTTTTTTCAATATCATTTCAATTATCGTTTGTTGCCGTTACATTTATTATCTGTGGTGTTTCCCTGTTAAAAAACAATATATTGTTTAAAAAACAATCATTTGTTTTAAAAAAAAATTTATTTGCCAAGATGGGGTTAATGGCATGTGTGAGTTTTTTTGCCGGTTTGGGGACATTGCCTTTGACAGCCCATTATTTTAATATGGTTTCAAGTATTTCGCTTATATCAAATCTTATATTTATCCCGGTTATAGGATTTGTTGTATTGCCCCTCGGACTCATCTCTCTTGCCTGCTTTGTTTGTTTTCCCTCTCTTGCGGTTTTTATTATTAATGTGTGCAGCATTCTTGTTTCTTTTTCCATTACAGTGTGTGAATGGCTTGTGTGCATTCCTTTTTCATGGTCAAGAACAATCACCTTTCAATGGAGTGAAATTGCGGCAATCTACCTGGGTATTATTTCAGTGTTTTTCCTGTTAAAAGGGCATAGAAAATCACCGGCCGTGCTGTTTGCCTTAAGTATTGTATTGTTGATGGCTAATGCTTCAAATGTCAGCTTGAAAAAAGCAGTCCCTGAAAATTTAACCATTACAATCATTGATGTGGGGCAGGGCAACAGTGCCCTTATTCAAACATTGAATGGTAAAAATATTTTAGTGGATGGTGGCGGATTTTCCGACATATCCTCATTTGATACGGGAAGATTTATTATTGCGCCTTTTTTATGGCATAAAAGAATCCGTTCAATAGATTCAGTTATTTTAACTCATCCTGATTCCGACCATTTAAATGGGCTTGTCTTTATCTTGCAGAACTTTCAGGTAGGTACCTTGATTAAAAACTCAGACAAAAGAAATTCAAAAAAATATACAGACTTGATCAACACTTGCAAAGAACGCAATATAAGAATATTTAATCCTTTAACACAGGGTAAATATTTGGATTTCGGTACTGCCCGGTTGATTTTTTATGGGTCATTTCAAGAGAGGTTTTCAGATGATTTTAATAATAATTCTCTTGTTTTCAAAATAGCATACAACAATTTTTCAATGCTGTTTCCAGGCGATATTTTATTGCAAAGGGAAAAAAGGTTAAGCATGAACAATGAGCTTGATCTCCATTCAGATATCCTGTTGTCACCCCATCATGGAAGTTCCACATCAAGCAGTAAAATTTTCCTTGATAAAGTACACCCCAAGAGTGTAATAATATCCTGCGGTCGGAAAAATAAATATGGTTTTCCTCATTCCATGGTTTTAAAACGATATGAAAAACAAGAAATAGATATTTTCAGAACTGATGAGGACGGCGCGATCTTCATATCAAGTAATGGTAAAGACCATAATATAAAAACCTATAAAGGCAGATAA
- the murA gene encoding UDP-N-acetylglucosamine 1-carboxyvinyltransferase, translated as MDKIQIIGGRQLHGEVNISGAKNAALPLIASSILVNGKTCFSNVPNLMDITSIRQLLEDLGASCKASNNCLEVDGSLINKIEAEYDLVRKMRASILVLGPLVARFGHAKVSLPGGCAIGARPVDMHLSGLEALGAVISIDHGYIEAKANRLIGNEIYFDMPTVTGTENLMMAATLAKGTTELRNAAREPEIVALADALNLMGAKINGAGTPIITIEGVKNLSSADISIIPDRIETGTFMVAAAATGGDVLIKGCNPDHIGGIINKLKATGTSIEIFSDSIRVIGNKPIKSVDIKTLPYPGFPTDMQAQFMALMTVADGRSMIHESIFENRFVHANELLRMGAKISISNGNIAMVKGVENLQAAPVMASDLRASASLVIAGLIAEGTTMISRVYHIDRGYENIETKFSLLGADIKRIK; from the coding sequence ATGGATAAAATTCAAATTATCGGCGGCAGACAGCTTCATGGCGAAGTGAATATCAGCGGGGCTAAAAATGCAGCTCTTCCTTTGATTGCTTCAAGCATTCTGGTGAATGGCAAAACCTGTTTTTCCAATGTTCCCAATCTGATGGATATTACCAGTATCCGACAACTTTTGGAGGATTTGGGTGCATCATGCAAGGCATCAAACAATTGCCTTGAAGTGGATGGGTCTTTAATTAATAAAATTGAAGCCGAGTATGATCTGGTTCGAAAAATGAGGGCTTCCATTCTTGTATTAGGGCCCTTGGTGGCAAGATTCGGTCATGCAAAGGTATCGCTGCCCGGAGGCTGTGCCATTGGTGCCCGGCCTGTGGATATGCATCTGTCAGGGCTTGAAGCTCTGGGTGCCGTCATCAGTATTGATCACGGCTATATTGAAGCAAAAGCAAACCGACTGATCGGTAATGAGATATATTTTGATATGCCTACTGTAACGGGTACTGAAAATTTAATGATGGCGGCAACCCTGGCAAAAGGGACCACAGAACTGAGAAATGCGGCCCGTGAACCGGAGATTGTAGCCCTTGCCGATGCCTTGAATCTGATGGGGGCAAAAATAAACGGAGCTGGTACGCCTATAATTACCATAGAAGGGGTGAAAAATCTTTCTTCTGCAGATATCAGCATCATTCCAGACAGAATTGAAACCGGTACTTTTATGGTTGCAGCAGCAGCAACAGGCGGTGATGTTCTTATTAAAGGGTGTAATCCAGATCACATTGGCGGGATCATCAACAAATTAAAAGCAACAGGTACAAGCATTGAAATCTTTTCAGACAGCATCCGGGTCATTGGGAATAAACCCATAAAAAGTGTTGATATTAAAACCTTGCCATATCCAGGATTTCCAACCGATATGCAGGCGCAGTTCATGGCTTTGATGACTGTTGCAGACGGAAGAAGTATGATTCATGAATCCATTTTTGAGAACAGGTTTGTTCATGCCAATGAATTGCTTCGAATGGGGGCAAAGATTTCCATATCAAACGGTAACATTGCCATGGTCAAGGGAGTTGAAAATCTCCAAGCCGCTCCCGTTATGGCGTCGGATTTAAGGGCCAGCGCTTCTCTTGTTATTGCCGGGCTTATTGCGGAAGGAACAACGATGATTTCAAGGGTCTATCATATAGATAGAGGATATGAAAATATTGAAACAAAATTTTCATTGCTGGGTGCGGATATAAAACGAATCAAGTAA